Proteins encoded by one window of Glycine soja cultivar W05 chromosome 15, ASM419377v2, whole genome shotgun sequence:
- the LOC114388704 gene encoding RNA pseudouridine synthase 6, chloroplastic-like isoform X1: MTSVAMTVASMLFSGSCRSLAMPAAARAVRISRAALVNNRNKHPPSWCCRSSHNSNTALAGEAEFLTTDAGILNATSSSDSFRKYDRLLPCPSHKTPPRIEHLVVSEGGPVLEHICKALDLPPLYVSDLIQFGAVYYALVCPQPPPNATEEQIRVFKEVTEPSVLRKRASIKGKTVREAQKTFRVTHVDQFVEPGTYLRVHVHPKRSPRCYEIDWRSRIITVAESYVVLDKPAGTSVGGTTDNIEESCATFATRALGMTTPLMTTHQIDNCTEGCVVLARTKEYCSVFHGKIREKKVKKFYLALAAFPLPTGIITHYMRPIDMAPRLISEDFIKGWHLCQLEVLECRKVPWPATAIQDKYCIEDCGWPSQDYAYECKINLLTGKTHQIRAQFAAYKAPLIGDSMYMPAAIANMSNPGLNPFGKYKKDFSSESEKETAVVNWIAQHGKEPSVAIGLQACQISWDDDEHFYEASSPWWRC; encoded by the exons ATGACCTCGGTGGCGATGACGGTGGCGTCAATGTTGTTCTCTGGTAGCTGCCGGAGCCTCGCCATGCCCGCGGCGGCGCGCGCAGTTCGCATCTCGCGAGCAGCGCTCGTCAATAACCGTAACAAGCACCCTCCAAGTTGGTGCTGTCGGAGTTCACACAACAGTAACACTGCACTCGCCGGTGAAGCTGAATTCTTAACAACCGACGCCGGTATCTTAAACGCCACCTCTTCTTCCGATAG TTTCCGGAAGTATGACCGGTTGCTTCCATGTCCATCGCACAAAACTCCACCGAGAATTGAACACTTAGTTGTATCAGAAGGAGGACCTGTGTTGGAACATATTTGCAAGGCTCTGGATCTTCCTCCTTT GTACGTTTCAGATCTGATTCAATTTGGAGCTGTGTACTACGCTCTTGTTTGTCCCCAGCCTCCTCCGAATGCCACCGAAGAGCAAATTAGGGTATTCAAAGAAGTAACGGAACCTTCGGTGTTGCGTAAAAGAGCTTCCATCAAAGGCAAAACTGTGCGAGAGGCACAGAAAACTTTCCGCGTAACTCACGTGGATCAATTTGTTGAGCCAGGGACTTATTTGCGAGTGCATGTGCACCCGAAACGCTCTCCTAG GTGCTATGAGATTGATTGGAGATCAAGGATCATAACTGTGGCGGAATCCTACGTAGTTTTGGATAAACCTGCTGGTACATCA GTAGGTGGGACTACTGACAACATTGAAGAAAGTTGTGCAACCTTTGCAACTCGTGCCTTGGGAATGACAACCCCTTTGATGACTACCCATCAAATTGATAATTGCACTGAAGGCTG TGTGGTATTGGCTAGGACTAAAGAGTATTGCTCCGTCTTTCATGGCAAAATCAGG GAGAAAAAGGTGAAGAAGTTCTATCTTGCTCTTGCAGCTTTTCCTTTGCCAACTGGAATCATTACCCACTATATGCGTCCTATTGACATGGCTCCTAGACTTATTTCTGAAG ATTTTATCAAGGGATGGCATCTGTGTCAACTTGAGGTCCTGGAATGCAGAAAGGTTCCCTGGCCAGCTACTGCTATACAAGACAAGTATTGTATTGAAGACTGTGGGTGGCCTTCTCAAGATTATGCATATGAGTGCAAAATCAACCTTCTTACTGGTAAAACACATCAG ATTCGAGCTCAATTTGCTGCCTATAAGGCACCATTAATTGGTGATTCTATGTATATGCCAGCTGCAATTGCGAATATGAGTAATCCTGGACTTAATCCGTTTGGAAAATACAAGAAAGATTTCAGTAGTGAGAGTGAAAAAGAAACAGCGGTTGTAAATTGGATTGCACAACATGGAAAAGAGCCGAGTGTTGCAATTGGCCTTCAAGCATGTCAAATTTCATGGGATGATGATGAACACTTTTACGAAGCTAGTTCACCTTGGTGGAGGTGTTAA
- the LOC114388704 gene encoding RNA pseudouridine synthase 6, chloroplastic-like isoform X2, with product MTSVAMTVASMLFSGSCRSLAMPAAARAVRISRAALVNNRNKHPPSWCCRSSHNSNTALAGEAEFLTTDAGILNATSSSDSFRKYDRLLPCPSHKTPPRIEHLVVSEGGPVLEHICKALDLPPLYVSDLIQFGAVYYALVCPQPPPNATEEQIRVFKEVTEPSVLRKRASIKGKTVREAQKTFRVTHVDQFVEPGTYLRVHVHPKRSPRCYEIDWRSRIITVAESYVVLDKPAGTSVGGTTDNIEESCATFATRALGMTTPLMTTHQIDNCTEGCVVLARTKEYCSVFHGKIREKKVKKFYLALAAFPLPTGIITHYMRPIDMAPRLISEDFIKGWHLCQLEVLECRKVPWPATAIQDKYCIEDCGWPSQDYAYECKINLLTDSSSICCL from the exons ATGACCTCGGTGGCGATGACGGTGGCGTCAATGTTGTTCTCTGGTAGCTGCCGGAGCCTCGCCATGCCCGCGGCGGCGCGCGCAGTTCGCATCTCGCGAGCAGCGCTCGTCAATAACCGTAACAAGCACCCTCCAAGTTGGTGCTGTCGGAGTTCACACAACAGTAACACTGCACTCGCCGGTGAAGCTGAATTCTTAACAACCGACGCCGGTATCTTAAACGCCACCTCTTCTTCCGATAG TTTCCGGAAGTATGACCGGTTGCTTCCATGTCCATCGCACAAAACTCCACCGAGAATTGAACACTTAGTTGTATCAGAAGGAGGACCTGTGTTGGAACATATTTGCAAGGCTCTGGATCTTCCTCCTTT GTACGTTTCAGATCTGATTCAATTTGGAGCTGTGTACTACGCTCTTGTTTGTCCCCAGCCTCCTCCGAATGCCACCGAAGAGCAAATTAGGGTATTCAAAGAAGTAACGGAACCTTCGGTGTTGCGTAAAAGAGCTTCCATCAAAGGCAAAACTGTGCGAGAGGCACAGAAAACTTTCCGCGTAACTCACGTGGATCAATTTGTTGAGCCAGGGACTTATTTGCGAGTGCATGTGCACCCGAAACGCTCTCCTAG GTGCTATGAGATTGATTGGAGATCAAGGATCATAACTGTGGCGGAATCCTACGTAGTTTTGGATAAACCTGCTGGTACATCA GTAGGTGGGACTACTGACAACATTGAAGAAAGTTGTGCAACCTTTGCAACTCGTGCCTTGGGAATGACAACCCCTTTGATGACTACCCATCAAATTGATAATTGCACTGAAGGCTG TGTGGTATTGGCTAGGACTAAAGAGTATTGCTCCGTCTTTCATGGCAAAATCAGG GAGAAAAAGGTGAAGAAGTTCTATCTTGCTCTTGCAGCTTTTCCTTTGCCAACTGGAATCATTACCCACTATATGCGTCCTATTGACATGGCTCCTAGACTTATTTCTGAAG ATTTTATCAAGGGATGGCATCTGTGTCAACTTGAGGTCCTGGAATGCAGAAAGGTTCCCTGGCCAGCTACTGCTATACAAGACAAGTATTGTATTGAAGACTGTGGGTGGCCTTCTCAAGATTATGCATATGAGTGCAAAATCAACCTTCTTACTG ATTCGAGCTCAATTTGCTGCCTATAA